From Camelina sativa cultivar DH55 chromosome 7, Cs, whole genome shotgun sequence, one genomic window encodes:
- the LOC104704102 gene encoding uncharacterized protein LOC104704102, which translates to MPXGHLRCLRIICRNPDTISQISALLSPLIQLVKTGFTKAVQRLDGIYALLTVSKIAACDIKAEDTVVKEKLWTLISLNEPSLVQISLASKLSSEDCVVCVELLEVLLVEHSSRVLEAFSLKSLSKLLLFLLCHPSWNVRKTAYNSVTKIFLASSQLATTLLDEFSDFLSITGDQIVSPRTSDAENPVDHQAPFVPSVEVLVKALIVISSAAVTGPPSSWIVRSIFCSHHPSIVGTAKRDAVWKRLQKCLKTCGFDVATFLSTNGRSVCKSVAEAADDIWSRYGYDLGIDYSGIFKALSHTNLNVRLAAAEALADALHESPASIQLSLSTLFSLYIRDATSGEDVFDAGWIGRQGIALALQSAADVLTTKDLPAVMTFLISRALVCLLLLSDECLSNERNLPFLSHASTRENVHRIQKSLSLVLHALGEMGLANPVFCHSQLPFLATFLDPLLRSPIVSATAFENLVKLARCTVQPLCNWALEISTALRLIAIDEVDTSSDFRPSVDKAGKTDEGLFERIINGLSISCKPGPLPVDTFTFIFPILERILLSSKRTKLHDDVLHILCMHLDPMLPLPRLRMISVW; encoded by the exons ATGCCTNGGGGGCATCTCCGCTGTCTACGAATCATATGCAGAAATCCTGATACTATATCCCAG ATATCAGCCTTGCTATCCCCTTTAATTCAACTTGTAAAGACAGGATTTACAAAGGCAGTACAACGTCTAGATGGGATATATGCTCTACTGACCGTTTCCAAAATTGCTGCCTGTGACATCAAAGCAG AGGATACTGTGGTGAAGGAGAAATTATGGACTTTGATATCTCTAAATGAGCCTTCACTTGTGCAAATTAGTTTG GCCTCAAAACTTTCGAGTGAAGATTGTGTAGTATGTGTTGAGCTTCTTGAGGTGCTCCTCGTGGAACATTCCTCCAG GGTTTTGGAAGCATTTTCACTGAAATCACTATCAAAG TTGCTTCTATTTCTACTTTGCCATCCGAGCTGGAATGTTCGTAAAACAGCTTACAATTCTGTGACAAAGATCTTTCTCGCAAGTTCACAGCTAGCCACTACTCTTTTAGACGAGTTCTCGGACTTTCTTTCCATAACTGGGGACCAAATCGTTTCTCCTAGAACCAG TGACGCAGAAAATCCTGTGGATCATCAAGCTCCTTTCGTTCCTTCTGTAGAGGTGTTAGTGAAGGCTTTAATTGTCATATCATCGGCAGCAGTTACTGGACCTCCAAGCTCATGGATTGTTCGTAGCATATTTTGCTCGCATCATCCAAGCATAGTTGGGACTGCAAAAAGAGACGCTGTCTGGAAG AGATTGCAAAAGTGTCTCAAAACTTGTGGTTTTGATGTTGCTACTTTTTTGTCTACCAATGGAAGAAGTGTTTGCAAG TCAGTAGCTGAAGCAGCAGATGATATATGGTCCCGTTATGGATATGATTTGGGGATTGATTATTCAGGAATCTTTAAAGCACTTTCTCATACAAATCTCAATGTCCGATTAGCTGCAGCAGAAGCATTGGCTGATGCTCTTCATGAAAGCCCGGCATCAATCCAG CTATCTCTTTCAACTTTATTTTCTCTGTACATCCGTGATGCTACGTCTGGTGAGGATGTCTTTGATGCTGGTTGGATAGGAAGGCAAGGAATAGCCTTAGCACTGCAATCTGCTGCCGATGTATTGACAACAAAGGACCTTCCTGCTGTTATGACATTTTTAATATCCCGTGCGCTGGTATGTCTTCTCCTCTTGTCAGATGAATGTTTGTCAAATGAAAGAAATCTCCCCTTTCTTAGCCAT GCCTCAACACGGGAAAATGTTCACAGGATACAAAAAAGTCTTTCGTTGGTACTCCATGCTCTTGGGGAGATGGGTCTTGCTAATCCTGTGTTTTGTCACAGCCAGTTACCTTTTTTG GCTACCTTTTTGGATCCATTGCTGCGATCACCTATCGTAAGTGCTACAGCCTTTGAAAACTTGGTGAAGCTAGCAAGGTGTACAGTTCAGCCACTGTGTAATTGGGCTCTAGAAATTTCAACTGCTCTGCGGTTGATCGCGATTGATGAAGTTGATACTTCATCTGATTTTCGTCCATCAGTTGATAAGGCTGGGAAAACAGATGAGGGTCTTTTTGAGAGGATTATAAACGGGTTATCCATATCTTGCAAACCCGGACCACTTCCTGTAGATACCTTCACATTCATTTTCCCG ATACTGGAGCGAATTTTACTGTCATCAAAGCGGACAAAACTTCATGATGATGTGCTTCATATTCTGTGCATGCATCTAGATCCGATGCTGCCACTTCCAAGACTCCGGATGATATCAGTTTGGTGA
- the LOC109125431 gene encoding uncharacterized protein LOC109125431, with product MLKRNPEIVLESVGFLLANVNIDLSKYALELLPVILPQARHVDEDRRLGALSMVRCLSEKSSNPDTIEAMFASVKAIIGGSEGRLQSPHQRIGMLNAVQELASAPEGKYIGCLSTTVCSFLIACYKDEGNEDVKISILSAVASWASRSSDXRRDTSKLTKKAGINLPL from the exons ATGTTGAAGCGCAATCCAGAAATTGTCTTGGAATCTGTTGGCTTTCTATTAGCTAATGTTAACATTGATTTAAGTAAGTATGCCCTGGAACTGCTACCAGTTATATTACCACAAGCTCGACATGTGGATGAAGACAGGCGTCTTGGAGCTTTGTCAATGGTTAGGTGCTTAAGTGAAAAATCAAGTAATCCTGATACTATAGAAGCCATGTTTGCTTCAGTTAAAGCCATAATTGGAG GTTCTGAAGGAAGACTTCAATCTCCACATCAAAGAATTGGAATGCTGAATGCAGTGCAAGAACTTGCAAGTGCTCCTGAAGGAAAGTATATTGGTTGTTTGTCGACGACAGTATGCAGCTTTCTCATAGCCTGCTACAAGGATGAAG gAAATGAAGACGTAAAAATTTCTATCTTGTCTGCCGTTGCTTCCTGGGCGTCACGATCTTCTGATANCAGAAGGGACACTTCAAAGTTGACCAAGAAAGCTGGTATAAATCTACCTCTATAG